From one Anabas testudineus chromosome 18, fAnaTes1.2, whole genome shotgun sequence genomic stretch:
- the sf3b2 gene encoding splicing factor 3B subunit 2, producing MASDGPPGTETLPSDLGSAIAALNTWTNPELQSKLAELGAPAMGPREELVDRLKGYMIQTGILLSKPGDDKPMGSQMPGIPPLPPLPMPPMPPGMGMLQAMTMMPGGPPPPGIHMGMEPPGLPPPGLSQDDQLKMVQQRAAMVLQQEERAKQQGDSRVMDEQDLLEQQKRAAVLLEQERQQEMAKMQQGPPGTRAMPSVSVVRGLDPRGPLPPGVSMLPTQKQRVPPPPGEDNREAWQSEEISVTGPKIPQVLEKILQLKEIRQEQLTEPADEEDRDEGADMDVTNSSAPGMSETEDDDNQLSKKDKNRRRRNRKKKSKKKRAQEKKEQEEQQQQQKEGGDKEKEKEKDKQKEPEVDIEYVTEEPEIYDPNFIFFKRIFEAFKLTDDVKKEKEKEPEKAEKQEATVLRKKGFEEEKRDSDDSDEEVRQDQPKLSKKKLEDDLPHS from the exons ATGGCGTCCGACGGACCACCGGGCACCGAAACCCTCCCGTCCGATTTAGGGAGTGCTATTGCGGCTTTAAACACATGGACGAACCCGGAGCTTCAGTCCAAGCTGGCGGAGTTGGGAGCGCCCGCAATGG GTCCCAGAGAGGAGCTGGTTGACAGACTGAAAGGCTACATGATCCag aCTGGGATTCTCCTAAGCAAACCTGGAGATGACAAGCCAATGGGCTCCCAG ATGCCAGGTATCCCTCCTCTGCCCCCCCTGCCCATGCCACCCATGCCTCCTGGTATGGGCATGCTCCAGGCTATGACCATGATGCCTGGGGGGCCTCCCCCACCTGGCATCCACATGGGCATGGAGCCCCCAGGTTTGCCTCCTCCTGGCTTGTCACAGGATGATCAGCTGAAGATGGTTCAGCAGAGGGCAGCCAtggtgctgcagcaggaggagagagcCAAGCAGCAG GGTGATTCCCGTGTCATGGATGAACAAGATCTTCTGGAGCAGCAGAAAAGG GCTGCTGTTCTGCTGGAACAGGAGCGCCAGCAGGAGATGGCAAAGATGCAGCAAGGTCCTCCAGGGACTAGAGCCATGCCTTCTGTCAGTGTTGTTAGAG GTTTGGATCCTCGTGGGCCGCTGCCTCCTGGTGTCAGCATGCTGCCTACCCAGAAACAGAGAGTGCCTCCACCTCCTGGAGAGGATAACAGAGAG GCCTGGCAGAGTGAGGAGATAAGTGTCACTGGGCCCAAAATTCCTCAGGTTCTGGAAAAGATCCTGCAGCTGAAGGAGATCAGACAGGAGCAGCTCACTGAACCTGCAG ATGAGGAAGATCGTGATGAGGGAGCAGATATGGACGTGACCAACTCCTCTGCTCCTGGGATGTCTGAGACTGAAGATGATGACAACCAGTTGTCTAAGAAAGAT AAAAATCGTAGACGCAGGAACCGCAAAAAGAAGAGCAAAAAGAAGCGGGCCCaggagaagaaggagcaggaggaacagcagcagcaacagaaggAGGGTGGTGAcaaggagaaggaaaaagagaaggacaAACAGAAGGAGCCAGAGGTGGATATTGAGTATGTCACAGAGGAGCCGGAGATTTATGACCCCAACTTCATCTTCTTCAAGAGAATTTTTGAGGCGTTCAAA CTGACAGATGAtgtaaagaaagagaaggagaaggagccTGAAAAGGCTGAAAAGCAAGAGGCAACTGTCCTGAGGAA